In a genomic window of Leifsonia xyli subsp. cynodontis DSM 46306:
- a CDS encoding rhamnosyltransferase WsaF family glycosyltransferase translates to MTAVSRLFSRAVERGPRVIARKTRTAYSMLKNNGLRATFGYLKFKIGSVTGPQRPRLLVDLADAAAVDWTELPARITDPIVVSDRPVRIAWIMSPPGKESGGHQNLFRFIRFAELAGHICDVYLYNAGDAVIDLPVIRDMLESSEAYPRLDGELRIWDRSVGVADGTEAIFATGWETAYPAFLDESRARRLYFVQDFEPLFYPLGSEALLAQNTYRFGFHGITAGGWLADKLRTEYGMKADHFDFSVDRSLYTFDNTGRRNEIFFYARPVTPRRAFEFGLMVLTEFAKMRPDVKINLAGWDVSNWEIPFEFDNLSSLQLSELNAVYNRCAAGLVLSLSNMSLLPLELLSSGVIPVVNDGANNRMVSGNEYIVYVPTSPMAIAQKLAEIVDRPDAPAYAALASKSVADTTWEDSGRAFVAAFERAMRG, encoded by the coding sequence GTGACAGCAGTGAGCAGGCTATTCTCTCGGGCCGTCGAGCGCGGTCCCCGGGTGATCGCACGCAAGACCCGTACGGCCTACTCGATGCTCAAGAACAACGGTCTGCGGGCGACCTTCGGATATCTGAAGTTCAAGATCGGCTCTGTGACCGGCCCCCAGCGTCCTCGTCTGCTGGTCGACCTCGCCGATGCGGCCGCTGTGGACTGGACCGAGCTTCCGGCGCGGATCACCGATCCGATCGTCGTGTCGGACCGGCCGGTGCGGATCGCCTGGATCATGTCCCCTCCCGGCAAGGAGAGCGGCGGGCACCAGAATCTCTTCCGTTTCATCCGTTTCGCGGAGCTCGCAGGGCACATCTGCGATGTCTACCTCTACAACGCGGGCGACGCTGTGATCGACCTCCCGGTCATCCGCGACATGCTCGAGTCGTCGGAGGCCTACCCGAGGCTCGACGGCGAACTCCGGATCTGGGACCGGTCGGTCGGCGTCGCTGACGGAACCGAGGCGATCTTCGCGACCGGATGGGAGACCGCGTACCCCGCGTTCCTGGACGAGAGCCGCGCTCGCCGGCTCTACTTCGTCCAAGACTTCGAGCCGCTCTTCTACCCGCTCGGTTCGGAGGCCCTGCTGGCGCAGAACACCTATCGGTTCGGTTTCCACGGGATCACCGCGGGCGGCTGGCTCGCCGACAAGCTGAGGACCGAGTACGGGATGAAGGCGGACCACTTCGATTTCTCCGTCGATCGCTCGCTGTACACCTTCGACAACACCGGCCGGCGCAATGAGATCTTCTTCTACGCCCGCCCCGTCACCCCGCGCCGGGCGTTCGAGTTCGGCCTGATGGTGCTCACAGAGTTCGCCAAAATGCGCCCGGACGTGAAGATCAACCTGGCGGGCTGGGATGTGTCCAACTGGGAGATCCCGTTCGAGTTCGACAACCTCTCCAGCCTCCAGCTCAGCGAGCTCAACGCTGTCTACAACCGCTGTGCCGCCGGGCTCGTGCTCTCCCTCTCCAACATGTCCCTGCTGCCGCTGGAACTGCTGTCGAGCGGTGTCATCCCGGTCGTGAACGACGGAGCCAACAACCGGATGGTCTCCGGCAACGAGTACATCGTCTATGTGCCCACCTCACCGATGGCCATCGCGCAGAAGCTGGCCGAGATCGTGGATCGCCCCGACGCGCCCGCCTATGCCGCGCTGGCGTCCAAATCCGTCGCCGACACCACCTGGGAGGATTCGGGTCGGGCTTTCGTCGCCGCCTTCGAGAGGGCGATGCGTGGATAG
- a CDS encoding glycosyltransferase family A protein, which yields MTDAAKVDVTIAILTYNGETYLGRILEMIRRQDFPGTVEVLVVDSGSTDATIGIVGSFPEVVLEQIPNSEFGHGRTRNLAAQLARGEFVAYLTHDAIPASESWLRELLAPFSLDEKVVAVMGKQVPRPGCFPLLKYEIRGMFAGFGPDFGTTVFYKDDFAKDEGVLGAMSFYSDVNSAARRAFLVDVLPYRDVRYAEDQLFGRDVIEAGYKKAYAGRAAVEHSNDLTLAEYELRIFDETVGLREIGFPIPAMTKREQRRLTVRGVLGDSLRILRDGDYSWKRKLYWLARNPVYQIVKWRSYRDSTLVDLDDKDAVKAKSLEHSRKRG from the coding sequence GTGACTGACGCGGCGAAAGTGGACGTGACGATCGCGATCCTCACCTACAACGGCGAAACGTATCTGGGACGGATACTGGAGATGATCCGGCGGCAGGACTTCCCTGGCACGGTCGAGGTCCTGGTGGTCGATTCCGGTTCGACCGATGCGACGATCGGCATTGTCGGCTCCTTCCCCGAGGTCGTGCTCGAGCAGATCCCGAACAGCGAGTTCGGCCACGGCCGCACCCGCAACCTCGCGGCGCAGCTCGCCCGGGGCGAGTTCGTCGCCTATCTGACACACGACGCGATCCCCGCGTCGGAGTCCTGGCTCAGGGAACTGCTCGCGCCGTTCTCTCTCGACGAGAAGGTCGTGGCCGTGATGGGCAAGCAGGTGCCGCGACCGGGATGCTTCCCGCTGCTCAAGTACGAGATCCGCGGGATGTTCGCCGGGTTCGGGCCCGATTTCGGCACGACCGTGTTCTACAAGGACGACTTCGCGAAAGACGAGGGCGTGCTCGGAGCGATGAGTTTCTACTCGGATGTGAACTCCGCCGCGCGGCGCGCTTTCCTCGTCGATGTGCTGCCCTATCGCGATGTGCGCTACGCCGAGGACCAGCTGTTCGGACGCGATGTCATCGAAGCGGGCTACAAGAAGGCGTACGCCGGGCGCGCGGCGGTCGAGCACTCGAACGACCTCACCCTGGCCGAGTACGAGTTGCGCATCTTCGACGAGACGGTCGGCCTCCGGGAGATCGGCTTCCCCATCCCGGCGATGACGAAGCGCGAACAGCGCCGTCTCACGGTGCGCGGGGTCCTCGGCGACTCCCTGCGGATACTGCGCGACGGAGACTATTCCTGGAAGCGCAAGCTGTACTGGCTCGCCCGCAACCCCGTCTACCAAATCGTCAAGTGGCGGAGCTATCGAGACTCCACCCTCGTGGACCTCGACGATAAGGACGCGGTGAAGGCCAAATCCCTGGAGCATTCGCGCAAGCGAGGGTGA
- a CDS encoding glycosyltransferase domain-containing protein has protein sequence MTPRRAVYTALLGDYEDISEQPIARETDVPFICLTDRDDLLSDTWTFVLAELPFPFDLVRSQRDFKIRGHRVLDEYDETLYIDNSVQLHETPDVILDEWLADADFAVSEHSFRERVIDEFDEIVRLNYDDAGRVNEQLLHYAEAYPDVLHERPYWNGMLARRSTAAVAETMRIWFDHVLRYSRRDQLSANVAFSLGPAGVHSIAENNNRSSWHRWPVDVRRRVEQSVLTGRRTGPLLAEVARLEREVLLQKSRSDELVGEVEVADRRRQAAERETARAIAEKACIEQRLAETLGTLSRRASRPIRAVRESLRKRTSGGPTD, from the coding sequence ATGACTCCGCGTCGAGCGGTCTACACTGCTCTGCTGGGCGACTACGAGGACATCAGCGAGCAGCCCATCGCACGGGAGACCGATGTGCCGTTCATCTGCCTGACCGACCGCGACGATCTGCTCAGCGACACCTGGACCTTCGTGCTCGCGGAGCTTCCCTTCCCGTTCGACCTCGTGCGTAGCCAGCGGGACTTCAAGATCCGCGGTCATCGTGTCCTGGACGAGTACGACGAGACGCTCTACATCGACAATTCTGTCCAGCTCCACGAGACGCCGGACGTCATTCTGGACGAATGGCTCGCCGACGCGGACTTCGCGGTGTCGGAGCACAGCTTCCGCGAGCGTGTCATCGACGAGTTCGATGAGATCGTGCGACTCAACTACGACGACGCCGGCCGTGTCAACGAGCAGCTCCTCCACTACGCGGAGGCTTATCCCGATGTCCTCCATGAGCGTCCGTACTGGAACGGGATGCTCGCTCGCCGGAGCACTGCCGCGGTGGCGGAGACGATGCGCATCTGGTTCGACCATGTCTTGCGGTACTCGCGGCGCGACCAGCTCTCCGCCAATGTCGCCTTCTCCCTCGGCCCGGCAGGGGTCCACTCCATTGCGGAGAACAACAACCGTTCGTCCTGGCACCGCTGGCCGGTCGATGTGAGACGACGGGTGGAGCAGAGCGTCCTCACCGGACGGCGGACCGGTCCGCTTCTCGCTGAGGTCGCCCGGCTGGAACGCGAAGTGCTCCTTCAGAAGAGCCGTTCTGACGAGCTCGTCGGCGAGGTCGAGGTCGCAGATCGGCGCAGGCAGGCGGCCGAGAGGGAAACGGCGCGGGCCATCGCAGAGAAGGCGTGTATCGAGCAGCGACTCGCCGAGACCCTTGGCACTCTGTCGCGGCGCGCCTCCCGGCCGATCCGCGCCGTCAGAGAGAGCCTGCGGAAACGCACATCGGGAGGGCCGACCGATTAG
- a CDS encoding glycosyltransferase family 2 protein → MPRSAEATAVVTVSYNSSGQFGSFLGSLQSEIDNGHPVVIADNGSADIDETRRVASAHGARVLALAENHGYGGAVNLAVRTLPESVDAVLICNPDIIVSPRSIEVLRERLDSDERIAAVGPRILNEDGTVYPSARSIPSLRTGIGHALFVRVWPTNPWTRAYRSERRLEARDVGWLSGACVLVRRQAFERIGGFDEAYFMYFEDVDLGFRFARSGYRNRYEPAASVIHHGGLSTRSESKRMLVVHHDSAYRFLAGKYPGPLLAPVRVALRAALSVRAWLLTRGR, encoded by the coding sequence GTGCCCCGATCCGCCGAAGCGACGGCCGTCGTGACGGTCAGCTATAACTCGAGCGGTCAATTCGGCTCTTTCCTCGGCTCATTGCAGTCCGAGATCGACAACGGTCATCCGGTCGTGATCGCAGACAACGGCTCCGCCGACATCGACGAGACCCGGCGGGTGGCGTCCGCGCACGGCGCCCGGGTCCTCGCCCTGGCCGAGAACCACGGGTACGGCGGCGCGGTCAATCTGGCGGTGAGGACGCTGCCGGAATCGGTGGATGCCGTCCTGATCTGCAATCCGGACATCATCGTCAGCCCCCGCTCGATCGAGGTGCTGCGTGAGCGGCTCGACTCGGACGAGCGGATCGCGGCGGTGGGACCGCGCATCCTGAACGAGGACGGCACCGTCTATCCGTCGGCTCGCAGCATTCCCTCGCTGCGCACGGGGATCGGTCACGCGCTTTTCGTCCGCGTGTGGCCGACGAACCCGTGGACGCGCGCGTACCGCTCCGAGCGGAGGCTCGAGGCGCGCGATGTCGGCTGGCTCTCCGGCGCGTGCGTCCTCGTGCGGCGCCAGGCGTTCGAGCGGATCGGCGGCTTCGACGAGGCGTACTTCATGTACTTCGAGGATGTCGATCTCGGTTTCCGCTTCGCCCGGTCCGGGTATCGCAACCGCTACGAGCCCGCAGCCTCCGTGATCCATCACGGCGGGCTCTCCACGAGATCCGAGTCGAAGCGGATGCTCGTCGTCCACCACGACAGCGCCTATCGCTTCCTCGCAGGGAAGTACCCCGGTCCGCTCCTCGCGCCCGTCCGAGTGGCGCTAAGGGCGGCGCTGAGCGTGCGGGCCTGGCTCCTCACCCGCGGTCGCTGA
- a CDS encoding dTDP-4-dehydrorhamnose 3,5-epimerase family protein, translating into MQIRELTIPDAYEITPVQHADDRGLFFEFYRFDRLEEAVGHSLDLKQGNTSVSRRGSVRGIHFADIPPSQAKYVMAPRGAVLDFVIDIRVGSPTFGQWDSVLLDDKDRRALYVAEGLGHCFVALTDDATVSYLVTDVYTPTREHGINPLDSDIALTFPVPEDELLLSLKDTDAPGLAEAQASGLLPTWDAARDFYASLAHK; encoded by the coding sequence GTGCAGATCCGAGAACTGACGATCCCCGACGCGTATGAGATCACCCCCGTCCAGCACGCCGACGACCGCGGACTCTTCTTCGAGTTCTACCGGTTCGACCGTCTCGAGGAGGCCGTCGGCCACTCTCTCGATCTCAAACAGGGCAACACCTCGGTGTCGCGGCGGGGGTCGGTGCGCGGCATCCACTTCGCCGACATCCCGCCGAGCCAGGCCAAGTACGTGATGGCCCCGCGCGGAGCGGTGCTCGACTTCGTCATCGACATCCGTGTGGGCTCGCCGACGTTCGGCCAGTGGGACTCGGTGCTTCTCGACGACAAGGACCGCCGCGCGCTCTACGTCGCGGAAGGGCTCGGCCACTGCTTCGTCGCCCTGACCGACGACGCCACCGTCAGCTATCTGGTCACCGATGTCTACACTCCCACGCGCGAGCACGGGATCAACCCGCTCGACAGCGACATCGCCCTCACGTTCCCGGTCCCGGAGGATGAGCTGCTGCTCTCGCTGAAGGACACGGACGCACCCGGGCTCGCTGAGGCGCAGGCGTCCGGCCTGCTGCCCACCTGGGACGCCGCACGCGACTTCTACGCCTCGCTCGCCCACAAGTAA
- the rfbA gene encoding glucose-1-phosphate thymidylyltransferase RfbA, with the protein MRGIILAGGSGTRLWPITKGISKQLMPIYDKPMIYYPLSTLMMAGINEILIITTPEYNDQFRALFGDGSALGIRIEYAVQPSPDGLAQAFVIGEEFIGDESVALVLGDNIFHGTGLGSALRQHTDIDGALIFAYQVSDPTAYGVVEFDDDFTARSIEEKPAQPKSEYAVPGLYFYDNSVVEIAKTIEPSARGELEISTVNERYLEAGRLQVQVLDRGTAWLDTGTFESMMQASEYVRVIEDRQGFKVGCIEEIAWRAGWISDAQLSELSQPLVKSGYGQYLRRLLGG; encoded by the coding sequence ATGCGCGGAATCATCCTCGCCGGCGGCTCCGGCACGCGGCTCTGGCCCATCACCAAGGGCATCTCGAAGCAGCTCATGCCGATCTACGACAAGCCGATGATCTATTACCCGCTGTCGACGCTGATGATGGCCGGGATCAACGAGATCCTCATCATCACGACGCCGGAGTACAACGACCAGTTCCGTGCCCTGTTCGGCGACGGCTCCGCGCTCGGCATCCGGATCGAGTACGCGGTGCAGCCCTCGCCGGACGGCCTCGCGCAGGCCTTCGTCATCGGCGAGGAGTTCATCGGCGACGAGTCGGTTGCGCTGGTCCTCGGCGACAACATCTTCCACGGTACCGGGCTCGGCTCGGCTCTGCGCCAGCACACCGACATCGACGGCGCGCTCATCTTCGCCTACCAGGTCAGCGATCCGACGGCATACGGTGTCGTGGAGTTCGACGACGACTTCACGGCGCGCTCCATCGAGGAGAAACCCGCGCAGCCGAAGAGCGAGTACGCGGTCCCCGGTCTGTACTTCTACGACAACTCGGTGGTCGAGATCGCCAAGACGATCGAGCCGAGCGCGCGCGGCGAGCTGGAGATCTCCACCGTCAACGAGCGCTACCTGGAGGCCGGGCGCTTGCAGGTGCAGGTCTTGGACCGCGGCACCGCATGGCTCGACACCGGCACCTTCGAGTCGATGATGCAGGCGTCCGAGTATGTGCGCGTCATCGAAGACAGGCAGGGCTTCAAGGTCGGCTGCATCGAGGAGATCGCCTGGCGGGCGGGATGGATCAGCGACGCGCAGCTGAGCGAGCTCTCGCAGCCGCTGGTCAAGAGCGGCTACGGGCAGTACCTGCGCCGGCTCCTCGGCGGCTGA
- a CDS encoding ABC transporter ATP-binding protein, giving the protein MPSLISAVGVSKRFVLHKDKSLKERVVNFSASRQHRDDFWALRDIDLEIPIGSTVGLVGHNGSGKSTLLKVVGGIIEPTTGTVARRGRMAALLELGAGFHPDLTGRENVYLNAAILGMTRKETDRYFDEIVDFSGIESFIDTQVKFYSSGMYVRLAFAVAVHVDPDLLLVDEVLAVGDEPFQRKCMDKIQEFQRDGRTIVLVSHSAEQVGRLCDRVVVLNHGNMIFDGEPSEGLRVLRFGFEQERLEHEHTHSEAVEPSARIVGIEVAGATVAEERIIVTATSDLTFRYRYDLRSAQEPLVASIAIETSTGQPVYGVDTTMLGVDLPTAAGEHTVEFTFPHHRLGSGNYIVNGSLEERAGRSLFRLNPAATFEVDAPQQGSGLIRLDVEVSVNDTSQARG; this is encoded by the coding sequence ATGCCTTCACTCATCTCCGCCGTAGGCGTCTCCAAACGCTTCGTGCTGCACAAGGACAAGTCCCTCAAGGAACGCGTCGTCAACTTCAGCGCCTCGCGCCAGCATCGCGACGACTTCTGGGCTCTCCGCGACATCGACCTGGAGATCCCGATCGGCAGCACAGTCGGTCTCGTCGGCCACAACGGATCGGGTAAAAGCACCCTCCTCAAAGTCGTCGGCGGCATCATCGAGCCGACCACGGGGACCGTGGCGCGACGGGGGCGGATGGCAGCGCTCCTCGAACTCGGCGCCGGATTCCATCCGGACCTGACCGGTCGGGAGAACGTCTACCTCAATGCCGCGATCCTGGGCATGACGCGGAAAGAGACCGACCGCTACTTCGATGAGATCGTGGACTTCTCGGGGATCGAGTCCTTCATCGACACCCAGGTCAAATTCTACAGTTCCGGCATGTACGTACGCCTGGCGTTCGCCGTGGCCGTGCATGTCGATCCCGATCTCCTCCTCGTGGACGAGGTCCTCGCCGTCGGGGACGAACCGTTCCAGCGGAAGTGCATGGACAAAATCCAGGAGTTCCAGCGCGACGGGCGCACCATCGTGCTCGTCAGCCACTCCGCCGAGCAGGTCGGCCGGCTATGCGACCGTGTCGTCGTCCTGAACCACGGCAACATGATCTTCGACGGCGAGCCGTCGGAGGGGCTGCGCGTTCTGCGCTTCGGCTTCGAGCAGGAACGCCTGGAGCACGAACACACCCACAGCGAGGCGGTCGAGCCGTCGGCGCGAATCGTCGGGATCGAGGTCGCCGGTGCGACAGTCGCCGAGGAGCGCATCATCGTCACAGCGACGAGCGATCTCACCTTCCGCTACCGGTACGACCTCAGGAGCGCCCAGGAGCCCCTCGTGGCGAGCATCGCGATCGAGACGTCCACCGGACAGCCGGTCTATGGCGTCGACACCACGATGCTGGGCGTCGACCTTCCCACCGCGGCGGGCGAGCACACGGTCGAATTCACCTTCCCGCACCACAGGCTCGGCTCCGGCAACTACATCGTGAACGGCTCTCTGGAGGAACGTGCGGGACGCTCGCTCTTCCGCCTGAATCCGGCCGCGACCTTCGAGGTGGACGCGCCGCAGCAGGGCTCGGGCCTCATCCGCCTGGATGTCGAGGTCTCGGTGAACGACACATCGCAGGCTCGCGGCTAA
- the rfbD gene encoding dTDP-4-dehydrorhamnose reductase → MARYLIAGARGQLGQDLQRALAGRDVTALGRADLDVTDRDPVLAAVAGHDVVINASAYTKVDDAETHEDDAYAINATGTENLAVAAAQHGATFVTVSTDYVFDGSGAEPYAEDTPRDPINAYGRTKAAGEELALAAHPDGTYIVRTAWLYGAGGANFAKTMVRLAESHETVSVVADQLGQPTWTGDLAEQIVALLDSDAPPGVYHGTNSGQASWFAFAKAVFSAAGLDPDRVLPTDSATFIRPAPRPSYSVLGHEGWRRVGLEPMRPWEEALADAAQHGVLDQERNDDDTQGGGR, encoded by the coding sequence ATGGCGCGCTATCTGATCGCCGGAGCCCGCGGCCAGCTCGGTCAGGACCTCCAGCGCGCGCTGGCCGGCCGGGATGTGACCGCCCTCGGCCGCGCCGATCTCGACGTCACGGACCGTGACCCTGTTCTGGCCGCCGTCGCGGGCCACGACGTGGTAATCAACGCCTCCGCCTACACGAAGGTGGATGACGCCGAGACCCACGAGGACGACGCCTACGCGATCAACGCGACCGGCACCGAGAACCTCGCCGTGGCCGCGGCGCAGCACGGCGCGACGTTCGTGACGGTCTCCACCGACTACGTCTTCGACGGGTCTGGCGCCGAGCCCTACGCCGAGGACACCCCGCGCGACCCGATCAACGCCTACGGCCGCACCAAAGCCGCCGGCGAAGAGCTCGCGCTGGCCGCGCATCCCGACGGCACCTACATCGTCCGCACCGCATGGCTGTACGGCGCGGGCGGCGCGAACTTCGCCAAGACGATGGTGAGACTCGCCGAGAGCCACGAAACGGTGAGCGTCGTGGCCGACCAGCTCGGCCAGCCGACCTGGACCGGCGACCTGGCCGAGCAGATCGTGGCGCTCCTCGACTCGGACGCGCCCCCCGGGGTGTACCACGGCACGAACTCCGGCCAGGCAAGCTGGTTCGCGTTCGCCAAGGCGGTCTTCAGCGCTGCCGGGCTGGACCCTGATAGGGTCCTTCCGACCGACAGCGCCACGTTCATCCGGCCGGCTCCCCGACCGTCCTACTCGGTGCTGGGTCACGAAGGCTGGAGGCGCGTCGGCCTCGAACCCATGCGGCCGTGGGAGGAAGCGCTGGCCGACGCAGCACAACACGGAGTCCTGGATCAGGAGCGGAATGACGACGACACTCAGGGTGGTGGTCGATGA
- a CDS encoding NAD-dependent epimerase/dehydratase family protein, translating to MALCRGAPPGRSAPSERACGNAHREGRPIRVLVTGAAGFIGANLVRALLERGDVVVGIDSLTPYYDPSLKQANLAGLVNDRFRFIEQDVADLDAEALRSLRVDAIVHLAGQPGVRGSWGEQFGAYAHANISTTQRLLEAMKAVPDARLVYASSSSVYGQAESYPTTEDTIPAPHSPYGVTKLAGEHLVHLYRANDGLDTVAFRFFTVYGPSQRPDMAFTRFLKAAATGEPVHVYGDGEQIRDFTYVGDIVAAVLAAIDAEGRLPRVMNLSGGSSASVNEVLDVIGDITGCPVEVRYETSVRGDVLRTGAMNDLARSAIGWTPRVSLSEGLRRQWKAVRV from the coding sequence TTGGCACTCTGTCGCGGCGCGCCTCCCGGCCGATCCGCGCCGTCAGAGAGAGCCTGCGGAAACGCACATCGGGAGGGCCGACCGATTAGGGTCCTCGTCACCGGCGCTGCCGGGTTCATCGGAGCCAACCTCGTCCGTGCGCTGCTGGAACGTGGCGACGTCGTCGTCGGTATCGACTCGCTGACCCCGTATTACGATCCGTCGCTCAAACAGGCCAACCTCGCCGGCCTGGTGAACGATCGCTTCCGGTTCATCGAACAGGATGTCGCCGATCTGGACGCCGAGGCTCTGCGCTCGCTTCGGGTCGACGCCATCGTCCATCTTGCCGGTCAGCCCGGCGTCCGCGGGTCCTGGGGCGAGCAGTTCGGCGCTTACGCGCACGCGAACATCTCCACGACGCAGCGACTGCTCGAGGCGATGAAGGCCGTCCCCGATGCGCGCCTCGTCTACGCCTCCTCGTCCTCGGTCTATGGACAGGCCGAGAGCTACCCGACGACGGAAGACACGATCCCGGCGCCTCACAGCCCTTACGGCGTCACGAAACTCGCGGGGGAGCACCTCGTCCACCTCTACCGGGCCAATGACGGACTCGACACCGTCGCCTTCCGTTTCTTCACCGTCTACGGTCCGAGCCAGCGGCCGGACATGGCTTTCACGCGCTTCCTGAAGGCCGCGGCGACGGGCGAACCGGTCCACGTCTATGGCGATGGCGAGCAGATCCGCGACTTCACCTATGTCGGCGACATCGTGGCCGCTGTGCTCGCGGCGATCGACGCGGAGGGGCGCCTCCCCCGCGTGATGAATCTGTCAGGAGGTTCGAGCGCCTCCGTGAACGAGGTGCTCGATGTCATCGGCGACATCACGGGCTGCCCGGTCGAGGTCCGGTACGAGACCTCCGTGCGGGGCGATGTTCTCCGCACCGGAGCCATGAACGACCTCGCCAGGAGCGCGATCGGCTGGACTCCCCGGGTGTCGCTGAGCGAGGGACTCCGTCGCCAATGGAAGGCTGTGCGGGTTTAG
- the rfbB gene encoding dTDP-glucose 4,6-dehydratase has translation MKILVTGGAGFIGSNFVRRTLQDAYPGLEGAEVVVLDALTYSGNLANLEPVSDSPRYTFVKGDIRDGGLLDELFPSVDAVVHFAAESHVDRSVRDASIFVETNVLGTQQLLDAALRNEVKRFVHVSTDEVYGSIAEGSWDEERPLEPNSPYSASKAGSDLLARSYFHTHGLNLSITRCSNNYGPYHFPEKVIPLFVTNLIDDKHVPLYGEGNNIRDWLHVDDHTRGIAMVLVNGRAGEIYNIGGGTELTNKELTQLLLDATGKDWSYVDRVADRLGHDLRYSVDISKIRSELGYEPLVPFEQGLAEVVQWYRDNRTWWEPLKARAALDS, from the coding sequence ATGAAGATTCTCGTCACCGGTGGCGCCGGATTCATCGGCTCCAACTTCGTCCGCCGCACCCTCCAGGACGCCTATCCGGGCCTGGAAGGGGCCGAGGTGGTCGTTCTGGACGCGCTGACCTACTCCGGCAACCTCGCGAACCTCGAGCCGGTCTCCGACTCGCCCCGTTACACCTTCGTGAAGGGCGACATCCGCGACGGCGGACTGCTGGACGAGCTGTTCCCCTCGGTGGACGCCGTCGTCCACTTCGCCGCCGAATCGCACGTCGACCGCTCGGTCCGCGACGCGTCGATCTTCGTCGAGACCAATGTGCTCGGGACCCAGCAGCTCCTGGACGCCGCCCTCCGCAACGAAGTCAAACGCTTCGTCCATGTCTCCACCGACGAAGTGTACGGCTCGATCGCCGAGGGCTCGTGGGATGAGGAGCGCCCGCTGGAGCCGAACTCGCCGTACTCGGCGTCGAAGGCCGGCAGCGATCTGCTCGCCCGCAGCTACTTCCACACGCACGGGCTCAACCTCTCGATCACGCGCTGCTCGAACAACTACGGGCCGTACCACTTCCCCGAGAAGGTCATCCCGCTCTTCGTCACCAACCTCATCGACGACAAGCACGTCCCGCTCTACGGCGAAGGCAACAACATCCGCGACTGGCTGCACGTCGACGACCACACCCGCGGCATCGCGATGGTGCTGGTGAACGGCCGCGCCGGCGAGATCTACAACATCGGCGGCGGCACCGAGCTCACCAACAAGGAGCTCACCCAGCTGCTGCTCGACGCGACCGGCAAGGACTGGTCGTACGTCGACCGCGTCGCCGACCGCCTCGGCCACGACCTGCGCTACTCGGTGGACATCTCGAAGATCCGCAGCGAGCTCGGCTACGAGCCGCTGGTGCCGTTCGAACAGGGTCTCGCCGAGGTCGTGCAGTGGTACCGCGACAACCGCACCTGGTGGGAGCCGCTGAAGGCTCGCGCCGCGCTGGACAGCTGA
- a CDS encoding NAD-dependent epimerase/dehydratase family protein, translating into MDSAAVIGANGFLGSHLVDALVAEGLSVTAFDRFSALPSFGAGSVRLITGDFLNRADLEQAVTGQRYVFHFLSTTTPATAAGDPTFDIRTNVAQTVELLESCAAAGVERVFYASTGGAIYGDQGKSEYSEADRALPVSPYGIGKLTIEHYLEFFRRTHGLDYTILRISNPYGTRQHLNRKQGLIPIALRRIARGEPVLQLGDGGMVRDYIYVEDLVRMIMPLVRDVGAHRLYNMGSGTGCSVAQILDVLRDVTEVDFAIDVRPAPATFVDRVVLDTSRYVHEFGALMSATGLREGVESTYEEIRRQSD; encoded by the coding sequence GTGGATAGCGCCGCGGTCATCGGAGCCAATGGGTTCCTCGGCTCTCATCTCGTCGACGCGCTCGTGGCCGAAGGGCTGTCGGTCACGGCGTTCGATCGCTTCTCGGCGCTGCCGTCGTTCGGCGCCGGCAGCGTCCGCCTCATCACGGGCGACTTCCTCAATCGGGCCGATCTGGAGCAGGCCGTCACCGGCCAGCGCTATGTCTTCCATTTCCTCTCCACCACGACACCGGCCACAGCGGCCGGCGACCCGACGTTCGACATCCGGACGAATGTCGCTCAGACGGTCGAACTGCTCGAGAGCTGTGCGGCCGCGGGAGTCGAGCGGGTCTTCTACGCCTCGACCGGCGGGGCGATCTACGGCGACCAGGGCAAGTCGGAGTATTCCGAGGCCGATCGCGCGCTGCCGGTCTCTCCTTATGGCATCGGCAAGCTCACGATCGAGCACTACCTCGAGTTCTTCCGCCGCACGCACGGGCTCGACTACACGATCCTGCGCATCTCCAACCCTTATGGAACCCGTCAGCACCTCAATCGCAAGCAGGGCCTCATCCCGATCGCGCTCCGCCGGATCGCCCGCGGCGAACCCGTTCTTCAACTGGGCGATGGCGGGATGGTGCGCGACTACATCTATGTCGAAGACCTGGTGCGCATGATCATGCCACTGGTCCGCGATGTCGGAGCCCACCGCCTCTACAACATGGGCAGCGGCACCGGCTGCTCGGTCGCACAGATCCTGGACGTGCTCCGGGACGTCACCGAGGTGGACTTCGCGATCGATGTCCGTCCGGCTCCCGCGACCTTCGTGGATCGTGTCGTGCTGGACACCTCCCGCTATGTCCACGAGTTCGGCGCGCTCATGTCCGCGACGGGGTTGCGCGAGGGCGTCGAAAGCACCTACGAAGAGATCCGGAGGCAGAGTGACTGA